From Synechococcus sp. A10-1-5-1, a single genomic window includes:
- a CDS encoding cell division protein SepF codes for MDPFLPQSEQGAPGWGPEVIVIHPPSFDAVQEAITALRDQATVVVNLSTLPENQLQRAVDFLAGAAVALDAQQVRLGERVFLYAPHYVQLNRA; via the coding sequence ATGGACCCTTTTCTTCCTCAATCTGAGCAGGGCGCTCCGGGCTGGGGCCCGGAGGTGATCGTGATCCATCCGCCCAGTTTTGATGCCGTTCAAGAGGCGATTACAGCCTTGCGGGATCAGGCCACGGTGGTGGTCAACTTAAGCACCTTGCCCGAAAACCAATTGCAGCGTGCCGTTGATTTTTTGGCGGGAGCAGCCGTGGCCCTGGATGCCCAGCAGGTTCGACTTGGCGAGCGGGTCTTTCTCTATGCCCCCCACTACGTCCAGTTGAACCGGGCTTGA
- a CDS encoding RluA family pseudouridine synthase: MPPLFDPAWLVHADPALLVLEKPSGLLSQPGLGPGLSDSFITAVQSQWPEARLVHRLDRDTSGLMVVARSAVVHRHLSVAFADRLVEKRYVADVSGVPAHQEGWIDHPIAKRQHRPPLYGIDPSGKPCRTGWQLLDQHPGCSRLALQPLTGRSHQLRVHLQALGHPILGDPLYGVMPAPRLHLHACSLGFSHPGDGRWMAFESSVPFALP, encoded by the coding sequence GTGCCTCCGTTGTTCGATCCCGCTTGGCTGGTGCATGCCGACCCGGCGCTGCTGGTGCTGGAGAAGCCCAGCGGTCTGTTGTCTCAGCCTGGCCTCGGCCCCGGCTTGTCCGACTCCTTCATCACGGCGGTGCAGTCCCAGTGGCCTGAAGCACGCCTGGTTCATCGCCTCGATCGAGACACCTCCGGCCTGATGGTGGTGGCCCGATCGGCCGTGGTCCATCGGCACTTGAGCGTGGCCTTTGCCGATCGCCTGGTGGAGAAGCGCTATGTGGCCGATGTCTCTGGCGTGCCAGCCCATCAGGAGGGGTGGATCGATCATCCCATTGCCAAACGGCAACACAGGCCGCCGCTCTACGGCATCGATCCTTCTGGAAAACCCTGCCGGACGGGATGGCAGCTGTTGGATCAGCATCCGGGCTGCAGTCGACTGGCGTTGCAGCCGCTGACGGGACGCTCCCATCAGCTTCGCGTGCACCTTCAGGCTTTAGGGCATCCGATCCTTGGTGATCCCCTCTATGGCGTCATGCCGGCGCCGCGGTTGCATTTGCACGCCTGCAGCCTGGGGTTCAGTCATCCCGGCGATGGCCGCTGGATGGCCTTCGAATCCTCGGTTCCGTTTGCTTTGCCCTAG
- a CDS encoding aminotransferase class I/II-fold pyridoxal phosphate-dependent enzyme: MTSAKRFDQIQTPVIPVMAKLIAANPGTLSLGQGVAPWAPPAEVMEAIQAALCSDPDLHRYGPVAGDPELRIELQHWLEQQHQIDCSASEILITAGSNMAFQAVVQALCDPGDEVILPIPYYFNHEMAVRIAGGIPKAIEAGVIPDPDQLEQAITERTRAIVTVSPNNPSGAIFPRPVLEAINQLCARRGLIHISDEAYGLFHYGGERPWSPGAASGSGSHTISLGSLSKSHGMAGYRIGWAVVPPGLMSALTKVQDTSLIGPPKLNQWAARAALGAGAQWCKEQIGGLAERREQVLQAFNGQQPGRLLCRPEGAFYALVQVQCALSADQLMERLIREHQVALASGSSFGLKGACLRLSYGMLSGEDLAEALQRLQRGLLALA, translated from the coding sequence ATGACCAGCGCCAAGCGCTTCGATCAGATCCAGACGCCGGTCATCCCCGTGATGGCCAAACTGATCGCGGCCAACCCCGGCACCCTGTCCCTTGGGCAAGGGGTCGCTCCATGGGCACCGCCAGCGGAGGTCATGGAGGCCATTCAGGCTGCGCTTTGCAGCGATCCCGACCTGCACCGCTATGGACCGGTTGCCGGTGACCCGGAGCTGCGGATCGAGCTGCAGCACTGGCTCGAGCAACAGCACCAGATCGACTGCAGCGCGAGCGAGATCCTGATCACCGCCGGCAGCAACATGGCCTTTCAGGCGGTGGTGCAGGCCCTCTGTGATCCAGGGGACGAGGTCATTCTTCCCATCCCCTACTACTTCAATCACGAGATGGCGGTCCGCATCGCCGGCGGGATTCCAAAGGCGATTGAAGCCGGGGTGATCCCCGATCCTGATCAGCTGGAGCAAGCCATCACCGAGCGCACTCGGGCGATCGTGACGGTCTCACCCAACAATCCCAGCGGGGCCATCTTTCCAAGGCCCGTGCTGGAGGCCATCAACCAGCTCTGCGCCCGCCGCGGTCTGATCCACATCAGTGACGAGGCCTATGGCCTGTTCCACTACGGCGGCGAGCGTCCCTGGAGTCCCGGTGCCGCCAGCGGCAGCGGCAGTCACACCATCAGCCTGGGTTCCCTCTCCAAAAGCCATGGCATGGCGGGCTATCGCATCGGCTGGGCGGTGGTCCCGCCAGGGCTGATGTCAGCGCTGACCAAAGTTCAAGACACCTCCCTGATCGGTCCGCCCAAGCTGAACCAATGGGCCGCCCGGGCTGCTTTGGGCGCAGGAGCGCAGTGGTGCAAAGAACAGATCGGGGGGCTGGCCGAACGGCGGGAGCAGGTCCTCCAAGCCTTCAACGGGCAGCAGCCCGGCCGTCTGCTCTGCCGACCGGAAGGAGCCTTCTACGCCCTGGTCCAGGTGCAGTGCGCCCTGAGCGCAGACCAACTGATGGAGCGCCTCATCCGCGAGCACCAAGTGGCCCTGGCCAGCGGCAGCAGCTTTGGACTGAAGGGCGCCTGCCTGCGCCTGAGCTACGGCATGCTCAGCGGCGAAGACCTCGCCGAGGCACTCCAGCGCCTCCAACGCGGGCTCTTGGCCTTGGCCTAG
- a CDS encoding 2-isopropylmalate synthase gives MARDPGRVLIFDTTLRDGEQSPGASLNLEEKLAIAQQLSRLGVDIIEAGFPFASPGDFNAVQRIAQTVGTPEGPVICGLARAAKGDIKACADAVAPAAHRRIHTFIATSDIHLEHKLRKSRAEVLSIAGEMVAYARSLVDDIEFSCEDAGRSDPEFMYQVIEAAIAAGATTINIPDTVGYTTPSEFGALIDGINRNVPNIDQAVISVHGHNDLGLAVANFLEAVKNGARQLECTINGIGERAGNASLEELVMAMHVRRSYFNPFLGREASSSEPLTGIRTEEIYKTSRLVSNLTGMAVQPNKAIVGANAFAHESGIHQDGVLKNRLTYEIIDARTIGLADNRISLGKLSGRSAFRARLEELGYNLEREDLDDAFARFKELADRKREISDRDLEAIVSEQVQQQDQATYSLKLVQVSTGTSLQPTATVTLVNSDGAELTEAAIGTGPVDAVCQALNQLARVPNELVEFSVKSVTEGIDAMGEVTIRLRAEGVLYSGHAADTDIVVASAQAFVNALNRLVAGHQRSPLHPQKAPLPVGDMAPADRPRL, from the coding sequence ATGGCCCGCGATCCCGGCCGGGTATTGATCTTCGACACCACCCTGCGTGATGGGGAGCAGTCCCCTGGGGCCAGCCTCAACCTGGAGGAGAAGCTGGCGATCGCCCAGCAGTTGTCCCGGCTTGGCGTCGACATCATCGAGGCCGGTTTCCCTTTTGCGAGTCCAGGTGACTTCAATGCGGTGCAGCGCATTGCCCAGACGGTGGGAACCCCCGAGGGCCCGGTGATCTGTGGGCTGGCCCGGGCGGCCAAGGGGGACATCAAGGCCTGCGCCGATGCGGTCGCGCCGGCTGCCCATCGCCGGATCCACACCTTTATTGCGACCAGCGACATCCACCTGGAGCACAAGCTCCGTAAAAGTCGCGCTGAGGTCCTGAGCATTGCCGGGGAGATGGTGGCCTATGCCCGCTCCCTGGTGGATGACATTGAGTTCTCCTGCGAGGACGCCGGCCGCTCTGACCCGGAGTTCATGTATCAGGTGATCGAGGCGGCGATCGCCGCTGGGGCCACCACGATCAATATTCCCGACACCGTCGGCTACACCACGCCCTCGGAATTTGGCGCCTTGATCGATGGGATCAACCGCAATGTCCCGAACATCGATCAGGCGGTGATCTCGGTCCACGGCCACAACGATCTGGGCTTGGCTGTTGCCAACTTCCTCGAGGCAGTGAAAAACGGAGCCCGCCAGCTCGAGTGCACGATTAACGGCATTGGGGAACGGGCCGGCAACGCGTCTCTCGAAGAGCTGGTGATGGCGATGCACGTGCGCCGCAGCTACTTCAATCCCTTCCTTGGCCGCGAGGCCAGCAGCAGCGAACCCCTCACCGGCATCCGCACCGAGGAGATCTACAAAACCTCCCGGCTGGTGAGCAACCTCACCGGCATGGCGGTGCAGCCCAACAAAGCCATCGTTGGTGCCAACGCCTTCGCCCACGAGAGCGGCATCCACCAGGACGGGGTTCTCAAGAACCGTCTGACCTACGAAATCATCGACGCCCGCACCATCGGTCTGGCCGATAACCGCATTTCCCTGGGCAAGCTCAGCGGCCGCAGTGCGTTCCGCGCACGGCTAGAGGAGCTCGGCTACAACCTCGAGCGCGAGGACCTCGACGATGCCTTTGCCCGCTTTAAGGAGCTGGCGGACCGCAAGCGTGAGATTTCCGACCGCGATCTCGAAGCGATCGTCAGTGAGCAGGTTCAGCAGCAAGACCAGGCGACCTACAGCTTGAAGTTGGTGCAGGTCAGCACCGGCACCAGCCTGCAACCCACGGCCACGGTCACCCTGGTGAACAGTGATGGTGCGGAGCTCACCGAAGCCGCCATTGGCACGGGCCCGGTGGATGCGGTCTGTCAGGCCCTCAATCAGTTGGCACGGGTCCCGAATGAACTGGTGGAGTTCTCCGTGAAGTCCGTCACCGAAGGGATCGATGCCATGGGGGAGGTCACCATTCGTTTGCGCGCCGAAGGCGTGCTGTATTCCGGCCATGCAGCGGATACCGACATCGTCGTGGCGTCCGCTCAGGCCTTCGTGAATGCCCTCAATCGTCTGGTGGCCGGTCACCAGCGCTCACCTCTCCATCCCCAGAAAGCCCCCTTGCCGGTGGGTGATATGGCTCCAGCCGATCGCCCTCGCCTCTAA
- a CDS encoding NYN domain-containing protein: MQLALAVDGHSMFYVQQKLGWFFDPRRLLEYATAQSDVELGAAFWYTGLKDATDQRPFRDALTSLGFTVRTKPLREVGHDSDQRQFARANLDVEIAIDLMAVAHRIDEVWVMSGSRDLERLLEVLRFRGLKVVLMSTEGMVPRELRNAADRFVDLSSLKPQLEKTDAH; this comes from the coding sequence ATGCAGCTGGCTCTGGCGGTGGATGGCCACAGCATGTTTTACGTGCAGCAAAAACTTGGTTGGTTTTTTGATCCCCGTCGGCTGCTGGAGTACGCCACGGCGCAATCCGATGTGGAGTTGGGTGCAGCCTTTTGGTACACGGGCCTGAAGGACGCGACGGACCAGCGGCCGTTCCGTGATGCCCTGACCAGCTTGGGCTTCACGGTTCGCACCAAGCCCCTGCGGGAGGTTGGCCATGACTCGGATCAGCGCCAGTTCGCGCGCGCCAATTTGGACGTGGAGATCGCCATTGACCTGATGGCGGTGGCCCATCGCATTGATGAGGTCTGGGTGATGAGCGGGAGCCGGGATCTGGAGCGTCTGCTCGAGGTGTTGCGATTCCGGGGCTTGAAGGTGGTGTTGATGAGCACCGAGGGCATGGTCCCCCGGGAATTGCGCAATGCGGCCGATCGCTTCGTCGACCTCTCCAGCCTGAAGCCGCAGCTGGAGAAGACCGACGCTCACTGA
- a CDS encoding AbrB family transcriptional regulator — protein sequence MLTGSDLLSKVKELGDVSKSDLVRSCGYVSNKKDGSERLNFTAFYEALLEAKGLSIGGGSGGGTGKGGRKLSYVATVQGNGNLLVGKAYTALLGLEPGDEFEIKLGRKQIKLSPAGAEAEEE from the coding sequence ATGCTCACCGGATCTGATCTTCTCTCCAAGGTCAAAGAGCTGGGTGATGTCAGCAAGTCTGATCTTGTGCGCTCCTGTGGGTATGTGAGCAACAAGAAGGATGGTTCTGAGCGTCTGAACTTCACTGCCTTCTATGAGGCACTTCTGGAGGCCAAGGGTCTAAGCATTGGCGGTGGCAGCGGCGGCGGCACCGGTAAGGGCGGTCGCAAGCTCAGCTATGTCGCCACGGTCCAGGGCAATGGCAACCTGCTGGTTGGCAAGGCGTACACCGCTCTGCTGGGCTTGGAGCCCGGTGATGAGTTTGAGATCAAGCTCGGCCGAAAGCAAATCAAATTGAGCCCCGCCGGTGCTGAAGCTGAAGAGGAGTGA
- a CDS encoding carbohydrate ABC transporter permease, which yields MAQPISGRRRPVLLHGLQLITLLLIAVTMLVPLLWLVSTSLKGPAEDIFTSPPALFPSQPSLEAYLRLFEDNPMWGYILNSTIVSGCAVFANLLFCSLAAYPLARMRFAGRGLVLALVVATILIPFQVVMIPLYLLMVQLGLRNTLWALIIPQAATAFGIFLLRQSFAGVPVELEEAARIDGCSRLGEWWNVMIPAAKADLVTLAMFVFIGTWSDFLWPLVILDDRNLYTLPLGLQQLASSFSLDWRLVAAGAVVSIVPVLVLFIGLQRFILPSATGDAVKG from the coding sequence ATGGCTCAGCCCATCAGCGGCCGTAGGCGGCCTGTCCTGCTGCATGGCCTGCAGTTGATCACATTGCTGCTGATTGCGGTGACGATGCTGGTGCCCCTGCTCTGGCTGGTCAGCACCTCCTTGAAGGGACCGGCGGAAGATATTTTCACCAGTCCTCCGGCGCTCTTCCCGAGCCAACCCAGCCTGGAGGCCTACCTGAGGTTGTTTGAGGACAACCCGATGTGGGGCTACATCCTCAACAGCACGATCGTCAGCGGTTGCGCGGTCTTCGCCAACCTGCTGTTCTGCTCACTGGCGGCCTATCCCTTGGCGCGGATGCGCTTCGCCGGGCGGGGATTGGTGCTGGCCCTTGTGGTGGCCACGATCCTGATTCCCTTTCAGGTGGTGATGATTCCGCTCTATCTGCTGATGGTGCAGCTGGGGCTGCGCAACACCCTCTGGGCCTTGATCATTCCCCAGGCCGCCACAGCCTTTGGAATCTTTCTGCTGCGGCAGAGTTTTGCAGGGGTGCCAGTGGAGCTCGAGGAAGCGGCTCGGATCGATGGCTGCAGTCGCCTCGGCGAGTGGTGGAACGTCATGATTCCGGCGGCCAAGGCCGATTTGGTCACCCTGGCGATGTTTGTGTTCATCGGCACCTGGAGTGATTTCCTCTGGCCGCTGGTGATCCTGGATGACCGGAACCTCTACACCCTGCCCTTGGGCCTGCAGCAATTGGCCAGCAGCTTCTCCTTGGATTGGCGCCTGGTTGCCGCCGGGGCCGTCGTGTCAATCGTGCCCGTCTTGGTGCTGTTTATCGGGCTCCAACGCTTCATCCTCCCGAGTGCCACTGGGGATGCGGTCAAGGGCTGA
- a CDS encoding DUF427 domain-containing protein: MHSTPERVCDYPRPPALQASSEHIVVRAFGTLLAETQASYRVLETFHPPTYYLPPEAFAKGALVPAGGRSFCEWKGIAHYFDIVLGDRCLPKAAWSYAQPSPSFAPVANWIALYPALMEGCWVDGELVTPQPGGFYGGWITSRVEGPFKGDPSHPELI, from the coding sequence ATGCATTCCACTCCTGAGCGAGTTTGCGATTACCCCAGGCCTCCAGCCCTGCAGGCCTCAAGCGAGCACATCGTGGTGCGGGCCTTCGGGACGCTCTTGGCGGAGACCCAGGCGAGTTATCGCGTCCTGGAAACCTTTCACCCACCGACCTATTACTTGCCCCCTGAGGCTTTTGCTAAGGGGGCTTTGGTGCCGGCCGGGGGGCGCAGCTTTTGCGAGTGGAAGGGGATCGCGCACTACTTCGACATCGTCCTGGGTGATCGCTGTTTGCCCAAGGCGGCCTGGAGCTATGCCCAGCCTTCCCCCAGCTTTGCCCCCGTCGCCAATTGGATTGCGCTCTACCCCGCCTTGATGGAGGGTTGTTGGGTTGACGGGGAGTTGGTGACTCCTCAGCCCGGCGGGTTCTACGGCGGCTGGATCACTTCAAGGGTGGAAGGCCCGTTCAAGGGGGACCCAAGCCATCCCGAGTTGATTTAG
- a CDS encoding Nif11-like leader peptide family RiPP precursor, producing the protein MSLQQFDAFLEFARSKPEWAARLKAPMDLSELLRWAAECQFEVEESDVIAAMVREDDQLSDAELQQRAGVEARKLRNFIPG; encoded by the coding sequence TTGTCGCTACAGCAGTTTGATGCCTTTTTGGAGTTCGCCCGCTCGAAGCCGGAATGGGCCGCACGGCTGAAGGCGCCCATGGATCTCAGCGAGCTGCTCCGCTGGGCGGCGGAGTGCCAATTTGAGGTCGAAGAGTCCGATGTGATCGCGGCCATGGTGCGCGAGGACGATCAGCTCAGCGATGCCGAGCTTCAGCAGCGCGCTGGCGTGGAGGCAAGGAAATTACGCAACTTCATCCCTGGTTGA
- the arsS gene encoding arsenosugar biosynthesis radical SAM (seleno)protein ArsS (Some members of this family are selenoproteins.), which produces MSDPRPSLLEPKAQQDLLNTALPQELAFLPTLSSHEAATPERSRLRVLQLNLGKLCNMQCSHCHVDAGPHQGHTQMGDAVVEACIEAIERLEPEVLDLTGGAPELHPRFRDLIRAARQRGCHVIDRCNLTVLLLPALSDLVSFLAEHQVEIVASLPQPEESSTDAQRGDGTWEASIEALKRLNANGYGQGQPERQLTLMSNPCGTQLQQLTPCDEARWKQDLQEKAGVTFDRLIGLNNMPIARFLQQLQADGHVHCYLKLLQGAFNPGALSGLMCRDTLSVAADGSLYDCDFNQMLDLPLRGGATIRSINLKQWMLQPIRWGNHCFGCTAGQGSSCAGATA; this is translated from the coding sequence ATGAGCGATCCCCGTCCATCCCTGCTGGAGCCCAAGGCCCAGCAGGATTTGCTCAACACTGCGCTCCCGCAAGAGCTGGCCTTCCTGCCCACCTTGAGCAGCCACGAAGCCGCCACGCCCGAGCGCAGCCGGTTGCGGGTGCTGCAACTGAATCTGGGGAAGCTCTGCAACATGCAGTGCTCCCACTGCCATGTCGATGCCGGCCCCCACCAAGGCCACACTCAAATGGGCGATGCGGTCGTCGAGGCCTGCATCGAAGCCATCGAAAGACTGGAACCCGAGGTGCTGGACCTCACCGGTGGTGCCCCCGAACTGCACCCCCGCTTTCGTGATTTGATCCGTGCCGCCCGCCAACGGGGTTGCCATGTGATCGACCGCTGCAACCTGACGGTCTTGCTTCTGCCGGCCCTGTCCGATCTCGTGAGCTTTCTGGCGGAGCACCAGGTCGAAATTGTCGCCAGCCTTCCCCAGCCGGAGGAGAGCAGCACCGATGCCCAACGGGGAGATGGCACCTGGGAGGCCTCCATCGAAGCCCTGAAACGTCTGAATGCCAACGGCTACGGCCAAGGGCAACCTGAGCGGCAGCTCACCTTGATGAGCAATCCCTGCGGCACCCAATTGCAACAGCTCACCCCCTGCGACGAGGCGCGCTGGAAACAGGACCTGCAAGAGAAAGCCGGTGTCACCTTCGATCGACTGATTGGGCTCAACAACATGCCGATCGCCCGATTCCTGCAGCAGCTGCAGGCCGACGGACATGTCCACTGTTATCTAAAGCTGCTGCAGGGTGCCTTCAATCCCGGCGCACTCTCCGGATTGATGTGCCGCGACACCCTCTCGGTCGCCGCCGATGGCTCCCTCTACGACTGCGACTTCAATCAGATGTTGGATCTACCGCTGCGCGGGGGAGCCACGATTCGCTCGATCAACCTGAAGCAATGGATGCTCCAACCGATCCGTTGGGGAAACCACTGCTTCGGCTGCACCGCAGGCCAAGGGAGCTCCTGCGCTGGCGCTACGGCTTAA
- a CDS encoding Rieske 2Fe-2S domain-containing protein: protein MTSNRWHNAWFPVAFLRDLNRDQPNPFTLVGQDLVLWFDRQAGEWRAFADVCPHRLVPLSDGRLNASGELECPYHGWSFDGSGRCTAQPQTDSGSSVSGRSSCRAYATASAQGLLFVFSGPSAEASEQPLPLVPVLDEPGWVVQDTFRDLPMDALTLLENVLDASHVPFTHHATVGRRENAAPVNLALTGFDRDGFSGLWEEGPRRGKLGSQHTRFLAPGLMWHDLTAKGFARILTVVYAVPTRAGECRLIARFPFQFSSPWPGRLLRLRPQWLQHIGNHTVLEDDQLFLHWQERVIEQRGGRHDALRQYHLPTQADLYVRALHDWVNRYGGEPFPGQPLPARQNRQALMERFEAHTRHCRSCSGADQRLRRLQPICWILVAAAGLTAAWSGPGFAGSIALGVGIALALGAWRIRRWRQLLRFGTGLPPRNR from the coding sequence ATGACCTCCAACCGCTGGCACAACGCCTGGTTCCCGGTGGCGTTTCTGCGCGACCTCAACCGGGACCAGCCCAACCCCTTCACCCTGGTGGGTCAAGACCTGGTGCTGTGGTTCGACCGCCAGGCAGGCGAGTGGCGGGCCTTTGCCGATGTCTGCCCCCACCGGCTCGTTCCCCTCTCAGACGGACGCCTCAATGCCTCCGGAGAGCTGGAGTGTCCGTATCACGGGTGGAGTTTTGATGGCTCAGGCCGTTGCACAGCACAGCCCCAGACTGACTCCGGCAGCAGCGTCAGTGGACGCAGCAGCTGCCGCGCCTACGCGACGGCCTCCGCCCAGGGATTGCTGTTCGTCTTCAGCGGACCCAGCGCCGAGGCGAGCGAGCAGCCCCTACCACTGGTCCCGGTTCTGGATGAGCCGGGCTGGGTCGTGCAGGACACCTTCCGGGACCTGCCCATGGATGCCCTCACCCTGCTGGAGAACGTGCTGGATGCCAGCCATGTCCCCTTCACGCACCACGCCACCGTGGGCCGCAGGGAGAACGCTGCCCCAGTCAACCTCGCCTTGACGGGATTCGATCGCGATGGCTTTAGCGGCCTCTGGGAGGAGGGCCCCAGGCGGGGAAAGCTCGGAAGCCAGCACACCCGCTTCTTGGCCCCAGGCCTGATGTGGCATGACCTCACGGCCAAAGGCTTTGCCCGCATCCTGACGGTCGTCTATGCCGTGCCCACTCGAGCTGGGGAGTGCCGCTTGATCGCCCGCTTCCCCTTTCAATTCAGCTCCCCCTGGCCAGGACGCCTCCTGCGCCTGCGCCCCCAATGGCTCCAGCACATCGGCAACCACACGGTGCTGGAGGACGACCAACTGTTCTTGCATTGGCAGGAACGGGTGATCGAGCAGCGGGGCGGCAGGCATGACGCTCTGCGGCAATACCACCTGCCCACCCAGGCCGATCTCTATGTCAGGGCCCTCCACGACTGGGTGAATCGCTACGGCGGTGAGCCGTTCCCTGGCCAACCGCTACCAGCGCGGCAAAACCGCCAGGCCCTGATGGAGCGATTTGAGGCGCACACCCGCCATTGCCGCAGTTGCTCCGGCGCCGATCAACGGCTGAGACGCCTGCAACCGATCTGCTGGATCCTGGTGGCGGCTGCCGGGCTAACCGCGGCCTGGAGTGGTCCTGGCTTCGCGGGGAGCATCGCGCTGGGGGTGGGCATCGCCCTCGCCCTAGGGGCCTGGCGCATTCGGAGATGGCGCCAGCTGCTGCGCTTCGGAACGGGTCTCCCGCCTCGCAACCGCTAG
- a CDS encoding glycoside hydrolase family 57 protein yields the protein MAAGPANAGDLALVLHAHLPYVHSSAPGSLEEDWYFQALLECYLPLLDTLETAAADPTQRPRLTMGLSPTLLSLLSNPVLSQRFGPWLEVRQELLRQAPAGHAAAAAGLKLQLQRAQQAWSEAKGNLLPRFQALQQRGVLDLLTCGATHGYLPLLRDCPEAVRAQLLTAVREHERLLGVRPLGIWLPECAYYEGLDRLLVSCGLRYAILDAHGLLHGQPRPRYGVYAPICSPGGMAFFGRDSESTLPVWSAREGYPGDPSYREFHRDLGWDLPQDELQQQGITSPRPLGLKLHRVTGRDCSLEGKQAYEPERAAQTVRRDVQHFLEGRAQQLQELSSSMERRPLLVAPFDAELFGHWWFEGPQFLAELFRQARHQGVGLATLRETLSRGDALQLCQPSPSSWGQGGYHTYWLNESNAWVIPEWNRASRAMVDRVSRGVGSEQAREWLQQAGRELLLAQSSDWSFILRAGTTTELAKERIERHLERFWRLIEAINTNTPLPEGWLVAVQQEDGLFPLINAADWARLPTP from the coding sequence TTGGCCGCAGGACCCGCTAACGCTGGCGATCTAGCGCTGGTTCTCCACGCGCATCTGCCCTACGTGCACTCCAGCGCACCGGGCTCGCTGGAGGAGGACTGGTATTTCCAGGCCCTTCTCGAGTGCTACCTGCCTCTGCTGGACACCCTGGAGACCGCGGCCGCTGACCCCACGCAGCGGCCGCGACTGACCATGGGGCTCTCGCCCACACTGCTCTCCCTACTGAGCAATCCGGTCCTGAGCCAGCGCTTTGGCCCCTGGCTCGAGGTGCGTCAAGAACTCCTGCGACAGGCACCAGCTGGCCATGCCGCGGCAGCTGCCGGTTTAAAGCTGCAACTCCAGCGGGCGCAGCAGGCCTGGAGCGAGGCGAAAGGCAACCTTCTGCCTCGGTTTCAGGCGTTACAGCAGCGAGGGGTTCTCGATCTGCTCACCTGCGGGGCCACCCACGGCTACCTCCCGCTGCTGCGGGATTGCCCAGAAGCCGTTCGCGCTCAGCTACTCACCGCCGTGCGCGAGCACGAACGCCTGCTCGGCGTGCGGCCACTGGGGATCTGGCTTCCGGAGTGCGCTTACTACGAAGGACTCGATCGGCTGCTGGTCAGCTGTGGCTTGCGCTACGCGATCCTGGATGCCCACGGACTGCTGCACGGACAACCGCGGCCGCGCTATGGGGTCTATGCACCGATCTGCAGCCCCGGTGGGATGGCCTTCTTTGGCCGTGACAGCGAATCCACCCTGCCCGTTTGGAGTGCCAGGGAGGGCTATCCCGGCGATCCCAGCTACCGGGAATTCCACAGAGATCTTGGCTGGGATCTGCCCCAGGACGAACTCCAACAACAGGGAATCACCAGCCCGCGCCCCCTGGGGCTGAAGCTCCATCGCGTCACCGGTCGGGACTGCAGCCTCGAAGGCAAGCAGGCCTACGAACCCGAGCGAGCGGCACAAACTGTGCGGCGGGATGTGCAGCACTTTCTGGAAGGCCGGGCACAGCAGCTGCAGGAGCTCAGCAGCTCGATGGAACGCCGTCCCCTCCTCGTGGCTCCCTTTGATGCCGAGCTCTTCGGCCATTGGTGGTTCGAAGGCCCCCAGTTCCTTGCGGAGCTGTTCCGGCAAGCGCGACACCAGGGCGTCGGTCTGGCCACCCTGCGGGAGACCCTCAGCCGAGGCGATGCCCTGCAGCTCTGCCAACCCTCCCCCTCCAGCTGGGGGCAAGGGGGTTATCACACCTATTGGCTCAACGAGAGCAATGCCTGGGTGATCCCCGAGTGGAACCGGGCTTCCAGGGCGATGGTGGATCGCGTCAGCCGCGGGGTCGGCAGCGAACAGGCCAGGGAATGGCTGCAGCAGGCAGGCCGGGAATTGCTGCTCGCCCAAAGCTCAGACTGGAGCTTCATCCTCCGGGCCGGGACCACGACAGAACTGGCCAAGGAACGGATTGAGCGCCATCTCGAGCGCTTCTGGCGCCTGATCGAAGCCATCAACACCAATACGCCCCTGCCCGAGGGTTGGCTGGTGGCCGTCCAACAGGAAGACGGCCTGTTCCCCCTGATCAACGCCGCCGACTGGGCCCGGCTTCCCACCCCATGA